The DNA window TACTGGAGATTTTTAATACATTAGAGAGTCAGGCAAAATACATGGATAAGATTGTTACAGACCTTTATGAGTTTTCCAGACCATTATATCCACATTTAGCCGAAAAAAATCTACTGCAAATATTTGATGGGGTCATCTCAACGATAAATATTCCAGAGAATATTAAGGTCACATTGAATGTTGATAGAGAAACAACTCTAAAGGTTGACCCAGACTTGATTAGGAGATTATTCACCAACTTGATAACGAACGCCATCCAAGCGATGCCTGACGGAGGCCAACTCACTATCAAAACATCAAAGAATGATAGGGAAGTGTCCATCAGCTTCCAAGATACAGGGGTAGGCATACCGGAGGAGAATATAAATAGGCTCTTCGACCCATTCTTCACTACGAAAGCTAAAGGTCAAGGATTAGGATTGTCAATATGCAAGAGAATCGTTGAAGCCCATGAAGGATCTATATCAGTTGAGAGCAAGGTTGGAGTAGGCTCAACATTTACCGTAAAACTGCCAATAAAATAGAAATGTGGAAGGAGGTGAAAAACAGATGGATAAGAAGAGAATATTGGTTGTGGAGGATGATCAGACAATTCTGAAGAGCATCAGGGAGATTCTTGAGTTGGAAGGATACATAGTCGACACCGCCGAGAGGGGTGAGGAAGCGGTTAAGAAGTCTGAGACAAACCTCTACAATCTAGCCCTGATAGACATTCGGCTCCCAGACATGGACGGTACGAAACTGTTGAGCATGCTTAAGGAGACGACGCCCAAGATGTCCAAGATAATCCTCACAGGCTACCCTTCAATGGAGAGCGCGATTGAAGCAGTCAATAAGGGAGCCGACGGCTACCTTGTGAAGCCAATAGACATGGAAACCCTGCTGAGTAAGGTGAAGGATCAGTTGAGGAGACAGGATGAAGAGGAGAAGTACAGTGAAGAGAAGGTTAAAGAGTTCGTTGAGAGGAGGATTAGAGAACTGGAGTCTCAAAACATAAAACCATAGAAAGCAAAATCTAGAAATTTTTCCCATACATAAAAATCAGATTTCATCAAGCTGAGAGCATAAAATTTTTAGAGGCCAGAAATTTTCGTCAATATAAATGGGGCAACTTTTAAGTTTAACAATACAAATCAATTAGATACCAGCTTTTCAGTTAAGGTGAATTGTTAGGGTTGAGCGCAAAGAGGAGGGTAGGCTTCATAGGCCTTGGAGCGATGGGTTCACGTATGGCGGTGAACCTGCTTAAGAAAAATTTTGATTTAACAGTCTATGACATTAGAAACGAAGCTGTAGAATCTCTAGTGTCTAAGGGCGCCAAACCTGCAAACAATCCTAAAGAGGTTGGTGAGAGGTCGGAGGTTGCCGTCTTATCCCTACCGTCCCAAATAGAGGTCTCAAACACAGTCCTCGGTGAGAACGGTCTACTGGAGGGTCTTGATAGTGGGGGGATAATAGTCGACACGAGTACTATAGACCCCTCCACAGCGAGAAGGATCTGGTTGAAAGCAAAGGAGAAGGAGGTTGGCGCAGTCGATGCGCCCGTCAGCGGCGGGACCGTAGGCGCCGAGATGGGCACATTGACAATAATGGTCGGCGGTGAGAAAGAGACTGTAGATGCCTGTATGGATGTTCTCAGGGCTATAGGGAAGAATATTTATTATGTTGGGGGTCCGGGCTCAGGACAGATCTTTAAACTGTTAAACAACATGCTTGTTGGAATAAATTTGGCAGCTGTAGGTGAAGCCTTGGTACTAGCGTCTAAGGCTGGTGTAGACTTGAAACTCCTATATGAAGTCATCAAGACCAGTGCAGGAAACTCCTGGGCTTTCGAGAATAAGGCGCCGAACATGTTCGAGAACAGGTTTGAGCCTGGATTCAGGGTTTGGCTACAACATAAAGACTTGGGCCTAGCCTTGAATATGGCCTCTGAACAATCCATCCCTACACCTCTACTCGCCTTCACATATGCCATGTTCGAGTCAGCCAAAGCCTTGGGTCTCGAGAATATGGACCATTCATCTATCGTAAAGGTATTCGAGGCCATGTCGAACACGAAGGTAAGCCGCTACAAACCTTAAAAATCTCAGCAGACAAAATGTAGATTGAGTCGTAGGCTGAGAGGAATGGTTTCGGGGGCAAGCAAGATTGGAGGAGTGCCACTCGTCCATATTCTATTCTTCATAAACGGCATCCTGATGATTGCGACAATGTACACTTTCACAGGTGTCATATCCTCAACATTTGGACCTCAAGCCGCCGAGTTCGCAACAGCCATGTACCTAATACTAGGAATATTAGCCCTAGCGGCTGGGTGGGGCATGTTCAAAAGAACCCGTAAAGGGATGGTGGCTGTCGCTGTACTTGGGTTATTTGCTGTCCCAATAGCAACAATACTCAGCGCGATCATACTCTGGATCCTACTCAAGCCTGAGGATAAGAGAAAACTCACTTAACATTTTAACCTTCAAAAAAATGGGGGAGGATGGTCACATCAGTTTGAATGTTACACCTAGATACCATATGCTGAGGGCAAGGTAGACTATTGTTACTATGATGCCCACTATCAACCATCCTACGCCGGGCCTGGTCCACGTAGCTATCGTCTTCGGTATCTTGTAATAGTTCATATAGATTAAGACAGGGCAGTATATGGTCATCGATATGAAGTTGAGTATACCACCAGCCAGCAGCAGCTCGGCAGGCTGAACAAGCACCATTGTCACGCATGTTGAGAGTGTCAGGATCCCTACCCAGATATAGTACCATTGCCTGAATGTCAGTTTCCTCAGCTTCCTGAAGGTTGAGAATAGAAAGTCTGCGTGCATCCTCGAGACCGCGTCGCATGCACCAAGCCAACTGTCAGCGATGAATGCGGCGCCTATGATCCACATGAGGATGTAACCCCAATAACCCCAGAGAGATCCGAACCACTCAGCCTGCACAGAGACAAGCTTCCATCCGGAGGGCACAAGACCTTTAGGATGAAGTATTGCAAAACCTAGGAACGTTGTGAAGGTAACTGTCAACATGTTTACGAACACAGCTATCGCATTGTCTACGTACAGGTACCTCAACCATTTCTTGTACCTCTGATGGTTCTCAGGAGTGTCTCTCGGAGCAACCCCTGTCGCTGGGATAGTCTCAGGTTTGCCCGTGATAGGGCTTGTGACACGGCCAATATATGAGGCGTTGCCCACATGCTTGTCCCTAACCCAGTAACTGTACATCACATTCCAGAAGCCTCCCATCCCAGCGAAGCAGACGGCGGTCAAGAATGTCGAGGAATCTTTTGGATCCCAATTTGCTGGGAAACCTTGAACTTTGAATGCCGCCGCTATATATTTCGGCCAGTATGGAGCAACCATCGGATGGACTATAGCTGCGAGTAACCCAACAACGCAAACTATTGTCACAACCGTCATGAATTTCTCTATACCATTATATATTACGGGGAACAGTGTCAACGCCAGGACGAATATGAGCACTGTCAAGTAGGCCCAGAAGAGTGTCTGACCCCTAGCGTCCCACCCTGGCGGAAAGTTTGTGAGGGCGGCTAGGGCCGTTCCGCCACCTGAAGCATAGCCTCCAAACCACAAATATGTGATGAACAACATGATCCAGAGGAAGACTGCGAAGATCTTGTTGAACCTGGTGAACCCTCCAAAGATCCCTTCTCCCGTCAAGGTTGTGTACCTGATTATTTCAAGGTTGACCCAGTACTGTAGCAGGCATGCAGGCCACAGCCACCAGATGAATGCTTCACCATACTTCGCCGATAAGTAAGGCCACCATATCAGCTCCCCACTGCCCTGAGCCAGAGATGCCCAGATTATGCCTGGACCCATCATGGCGAGTATGCCGGGAAATGCCGGAAAATCTACGAGTTTCAGGGGGTCGATTTTGCCTAGATGAACAACCTCTTCCTTCTTCTCACTCTGTGAGGGCAAAAATTTTATCCCTCACTTACTCTCAGGTGTTGAGCCACATAATATAAGATGATATGTCGGAATTCGACATATCCAATATCGGCCTCTTGACCAATTCATTACCGACATTTTGAATCTGGGTCTCATTCAAATCTCTAGCTGAGCTCAAAATAACGATTTTACCATAAAGCAGATACATGCTCACAAAATCGAATACTGCCTTTTCAAGAAAACATCTTTCTAATTGCTGCCAACGCAAATATTGTTATAATTATTAGAGCTGCAACCACATAAGGTGTTGTATAGTCTTCCCTCCAGGTGGCGACCAATGTCTTTGGACCATCCACATATACATTCACAACGTTACTCTCTGAAGATACGTCGCCACTCCACCCCTCAAAGACTCTTCTGCCGCCTAGAAACCCTACGAAACCTTGCATAGGCGCCTCTCTCTCAATCTTCACCATCGCCGTGTAGCCTTCTCTGAACCATCCGCTGCCTGAAGGATTCCCATATTCAGATCTGACTGTGAGATAGTACTCTCTATGATACTCAGCCTTCGCCTCCGAAGGTTTATTCAAAACAATGTTTATGGTCGACCCTTTTTCTTGTTCTCCGTTTACATTCCAGTAGTCGAAGATGTCTCTAACTCCTTGGGCGACTTCGAGAATCTCAGGCGTGGAGAGATGGACTAGTGTGTCTTTGTTGTGCCATCCAGAGTTCTTGGCAGCCTCACCGTAAGGGGTAGATACTGCTAGGAGATATTGTGTCGTATAATGGAATGTTTTTGTTGCCTTAACTCCTTCTATTGGTTGGTCGGAGCTTTCCAGATGCCAAGTGTTATCCGCGCAGTAAAATCTTTCACCTCTTGTCCCTTCGATGTATGGAGCGACTGAGATGGTGTGGCCTATTCTCAGGTCGACCTCAACCTGTAAGGTTGATCCACCTCGAATCTTTCCTGATGGTGAGCCGTCAATCGTCAATTCGGCAACGTATTGGGGTGGGAGACCATCAACACTTACTGAGACTATGGCTGGTGACGGTTTGACAGTCGCTCTCTCAAGGTAGAAGTTGATGGTTGTGTCTGAGCCGTGCCAAATCGCGACTGTGACCGATTTGACATAGAGAAGCGTGAATGTTGAGAGTGTGGCTG is part of the Candidatus Bathyarchaeota archaeon genome and encodes:
- a CDS encoding response regulator, translating into MDKKRILVVEDDQTILKSIREILELEGYIVDTAERGEEAVKKSETNLYNLALIDIRLPDMDGTKLLSMLKETTPKMSKIILTGYPSMESAIEAVNKGADGYLVKPIDMETLLSKVKDQLRRQDEEEKYSEEKVKEFVERRIRELESQNIKP
- a CDS encoding NAD(P)-dependent oxidoreductase translates to MSAKRRVGFIGLGAMGSRMAVNLLKKNFDLTVYDIRNEAVESLVSKGAKPANNPKEVGERSEVAVLSLPSQIEVSNTVLGENGLLEGLDSGGIIVDTSTIDPSTARRIWLKAKEKEVGAVDAPVSGGTVGAEMGTLTIMVGGEKETVDACMDVLRAIGKNIYYVGGPGSGQIFKLLNNMLVGINLAAVGEALVLASKAGVDLKLLYEVIKTSAGNSWAFENKAPNMFENRFEPGFRVWLQHKDLGLALNMASEQSIPTPLLAFTYAMFESAKALGLENMDHSSIVKVFEAMSNTKVSRYKP
- a CDS encoding Nramp family divalent metal transporter gives rise to the protein MPSQSEKKEEVVHLGKIDPLKLVDFPAFPGILAMMGPGIIWASLAQGSGELIWWPYLSAKYGEAFIWWLWPACLLQYWVNLEIIRYTTLTGEGIFGGFTRFNKIFAVFLWIMLFITYLWFGGYASGGGTALAALTNFPPGWDARGQTLFWAYLTVLIFVLALTLFPVIYNGIEKFMTVVTIVCVVGLLAAIVHPMVAPYWPKYIAAAFKVQGFPANWDPKDSSTFLTAVCFAGMGGFWNVMYSYWVRDKHVGNASYIGRVTSPITGKPETIPATGVAPRDTPENHQRYKKWLRYLYVDNAIAVFVNMLTVTFTTFLGFAILHPKGLVPSGWKLVSVQAEWFGSLWGYWGYILMWIIGAAFIADSWLGACDAVSRMHADFLFSTFRKLRKLTFRQWYYIWVGILTLSTCVTMVLVQPAELLLAGGILNFISMTIYCPVLIYMNYYKIPKTIATWTRPGVGWLIVGIIVTIVYLALSIWYLGVTFKLM
- a CDS encoding carboxypeptidase regulatory-like domain-containing protein, translated to MVFIMASTFNSQTVEGQGGAVRGRVYARDALGNYVPAGFVTITVIGDSFKTYTSTDQEGYFIIYLPVGVYNMTATLSTFTLLYVKSVTVAIWHGSDTTINFYLERATVKPSPAIVSVSVDGLPPQYVAELTIDGSPSGKIRGGSTLQVEVDLRIGHTISVAPYIEGTRGERFYCADNTWHLESSDQPIEGVKATKTFHYTTQYLLAVSTPYGEAAKNSGWHNKDTLVHLSTPEILEVAQGVRDIFDYWNVNGEQEKGSTINIVLNKPSEAKAEYHREYYLTVRSEYGNPSGSGWFREGYTAMVKIEREAPMQGFVGFLGGRRVFEGWSGDVSSESNVVNVYVDGPKTLVATWREDYTTPYVVAALIIITIFALAAIRKMFS